Proteins encoded in a region of the Halioglobus maricola genome:
- the pyrE gene encoding orotate phosphoribosyltransferase, translating to MEAYQKEFIELAQDYEVLKFGEFTLKSGRISPYFFNAGAFASGRALAALGRCYARRIVASGIEFDVLLGPAYKGIPLAAVTAVALADEHGMDVPFAYNRKEAKNHGEGGVLVGAPLEGRVLVIDDVITAGTAVREVIAMIESAGASLAGVAIGLDRQERGKGEQSAIQELEQAYGIPVMGIVQMGHIIDYLEARGDRAEALEAMKKYRSQYGVSACSA from the coding sequence ATGGAGGCTTACCAGAAAGAGTTCATCGAGCTCGCCCAGGACTATGAAGTCCTTAAGTTCGGCGAATTTACCCTCAAATCAGGGCGCATTAGCCCCTATTTCTTTAATGCCGGGGCTTTTGCCAGTGGCCGGGCGCTCGCCGCACTGGGGCGCTGCTACGCCCGTCGGATCGTCGCTTCGGGTATCGAGTTTGATGTTCTGCTAGGGCCCGCCTATAAGGGCATTCCGCTGGCGGCAGTAACGGCAGTCGCGTTGGCTGATGAACATGGTATGGATGTGCCTTTTGCCTACAATCGCAAGGAAGCCAAGAATCACGGTGAGGGTGGCGTACTTGTAGGGGCTCCGCTCGAGGGCCGCGTGCTGGTGATCGACGATGTTATTACTGCCGGTACGGCAGTGCGAGAGGTCATTGCCATGATTGAGTCAGCGGGAGCGTCGCTGGCCGGTGTTGCGATCGGTCTCGACCGTCAGGAGCGGGGCAAGGGTGAACAGTCGGCGATTCAGGAGCTGGAGCAGGCGTACGGCATCCCAGTTATGGGTATTGTCCAGATGGGGCATATTATCGACTATCTCGAAGCGCGCGGAGACCGTGCTGAGGCGCTGGAGGCGATGAAGAAATATCGCAGCCAATATGGCGTATCAGCTTGTAGCGCATGA
- the rph gene encoding ribonuclease PH, whose amino-acid sequence MQRPSGRQPNQLRDIEITRNFTCHAEGSVLVSFGKTRVICTASVEQGVPRFLRGQGQGWVTAEYGMLPRSTGSRMGREAARGKQGGRTVEIQRLIGRSLRAAVDMKKLGENTINIDCDVIQADGGTRTASITGACVALVDAINYLQREKIITTDPLKQMIGSVSVGVYQGVPVLDLDYPEDSAADTDMNVIMGEDGGFIEVQGTAEGAPFARDELNAMLDLASSGIQELISLQKAALAG is encoded by the coding sequence ATGCAACGTCCCAGCGGCCGCCAGCCTAACCAACTTCGCGATATCGAAATTACGCGCAACTTCACCTGCCATGCCGAGGGTTCGGTGTTGGTGAGCTTTGGCAAAACCCGCGTCATCTGCACCGCGTCGGTGGAGCAGGGCGTCCCCCGCTTTCTCCGCGGCCAGGGCCAGGGTTGGGTCACCGCCGAATACGGCATGCTTCCGCGCTCTACCGGCAGCCGCATGGGCCGCGAAGCAGCCCGTGGCAAGCAGGGCGGACGCACCGTCGAGATCCAGCGGCTGATAGGTCGCTCCCTGCGCGCGGCGGTCGACATGAAAAAGCTGGGTGAAAACACCATTAATATCGATTGTGATGTGATTCAGGCTGATGGTGGCACCCGCACCGCCTCTATTACCGGTGCCTGTGTTGCTCTGGTCGATGCGATCAACTACCTGCAGCGTGAGAAAATCATCACCACGGACCCGCTGAAGCAGATGATCGGTTCGGTCTCGGTGGGGGTCTATCAGGGCGTGCCAGTCCTGGACCTGGATTACCCGGAAGACTCGGCGGCCGATACTGACATGAATGTCATCATGGGTGAGGACGGCGGCTTTATCGAGGTACAGGGCACCGCCGAGGGGGCTCCTTTTGCTCGCGATGAGCTCAATGCGATGCTGGATCTTGCCAGTTCCGGCATTCAGGAGCTGATAAGCCTGCAGAAGGCTGCTCTCGCCGGGTAA
- the slmA gene encoding nucleoid occlusion factor SlmA: MPPKKSQRRQQILEALAQMLEANPGNRITTAGLAKEVGVSEAALYRHFPSKSKMFEGLIEFIEDTLFSRINLILNEEATAAVRCEKMIVLLLAFTERNPGITRILTGDALAGETERLHIRVAQLFDRFETQLRQVIREAEMREGLRPSIPLTAAANLMMATAEGRISQYVRSGFKRAPTEGWKAQWDLLIEGFFREAVSQPIPGQSSNLAHS, encoded by the coding sequence ATGCCCCCTAAAAAATCTCAACGGCGTCAGCAAATTCTGGAAGCACTGGCCCAGATGCTGGAAGCCAATCCGGGCAACCGGATAACCACCGCGGGCCTGGCCAAAGAAGTCGGTGTGTCCGAGGCCGCTCTCTATAGACACTTCCCCAGCAAATCAAAAATGTTCGAGGGACTGATAGAGTTCATCGAAGACACCTTGTTCAGCAGGATCAACCTGATCCTCAACGAAGAGGCCACTGCAGCGGTTCGATGTGAAAAAATGATCGTTCTGCTGCTCGCGTTCACAGAGCGCAACCCAGGCATTACCCGAATCCTGACCGGCGACGCGCTCGCCGGTGAAACCGAGCGCCTGCATATCCGCGTCGCTCAATTATTCGATCGGTTTGAAACACAGCTGCGCCAGGTAATCCGCGAAGCTGAGATGCGCGAGGGTTTGCGGCCGAGTATCCCTCTCACTGCAGCGGCCAACTTGATGATGGCCACAGCCGAAGGCCGGATCTCCCAGTACGTTCGTTCAGGCTTCAAGCGTGCGCCAACAGAGGGCTGGAAAGCCCAATGGGATTTATTGATAGAGGGGTTTTTCCGCGAGGCTGTGAGCCAGCCCATTCCAGGGCAAAGCAGCAACCTGGCCCATTCCTGA
- a CDS encoding exodeoxyribonuclease III — MRIISFSADGIKNAADKGFYDWLKEQDADFVCIQDLQCSEYDLQDNLYFPEEYNPYFFDDIDGKANGVALYCRQLPKAIMTGLGFADFDMEGRYIQADYENISVGCILAPQAEPGNEEQLARKNEFFSLLGNHLQKVRNKRREFIICGNWNIAHTPGDVQDTESNSTVPGFLAEERQWINNLLDEGYVDAFREINSDLDEFSWWPGGDRSNNGWRTDFHIISKGLQFSVDYGAIYKSKEFSSHAPVIMDYDIEL; from the coding sequence ATGAGGATCATCAGTTTCAGCGCCGACGGCATCAAGAATGCCGCCGACAAGGGTTTCTACGACTGGCTGAAAGAGCAGGACGCCGACTTTGTCTGCATCCAGGACCTGCAGTGCTCCGAATACGACCTGCAAGACAACCTCTACTTCCCTGAAGAGTACAACCCGTACTTCTTCGATGATATCGATGGCAAGGCCAACGGTGTCGCCCTGTATTGTCGCCAACTACCCAAGGCCATCATGACCGGCCTTGGCTTCGCTGACTTTGATATGGAAGGACGCTACATCCAGGCGGACTACGAGAACATCAGCGTGGGTTGTATCCTGGCCCCACAGGCAGAACCCGGCAACGAAGAGCAGCTGGCTCGCAAGAATGAGTTTTTCTCGTTGCTGGGCAACCATCTGCAGAAAGTGCGCAACAAGCGCCGCGAATTCATCATCTGCGGCAACTGGAATATCGCCCACACCCCCGGTGATGTCCAGGACACGGAGAGCAACAGCACCGTCCCCGGCTTCCTGGCCGAAGAGCGCCAGTGGATCAATAACCTGCTGGATGAAGGCTACGTGGACGCTTTTCGCGAGATCAACTCGGACCTCGACGAATTCAGCTGGTGGCCGGGCGGCGACCGCTCAAACAACGGCTGGCGCACCGACTTTCACATCATCTCCAAGGGGCTGCAGTTCTCGGTCGACTACGGCGCCATCTACAAGAGCAAGGAATTTTCCAGCCATGCTCCGGTAATCATGGATTACGACATCGAGCTGTAA